The proteins below are encoded in one region of Equus przewalskii isolate Varuska chromosome 1, EquPr2, whole genome shotgun sequence:
- the PDIA3 gene encoding protein disulfide-isomerase A3, whose translation MHLRRLALLPGVALLLAAARLAAASDVLELTDDNFESRISDTGSAGLMLVEFFAPWCGHCKRLAPEYEAAATRLKGIVPLAKVDCTANTNTCNKYGVSGYPTLKIFRDGEEAGAYDGPRTADGIVSHLKKQAGPASVPLKTEEEFEKFISDKDASVVGFFKDLFSEAHSEFLKAASNLRDNYRFAHTNVESLVNKYDDNGEGITLFRPSHLTNKFEDKTVAYTEQKMTSGKIKKFIQENIFGICPHMTEDNKDLIQGKDLLIAYYDVDYEKNAKGSNYWRNRVMMVAKKFLDAGNKLNFAVASRKTFSHELSDFGLESTAGEIPVVAIRTAKGEKFVMQEEFSRDGKALERFLQDYFDGNLKRYLKSEPIPESNDGPVKVVVAENFDEIVNDEKKDVLIEFYAPWCGHCKNLEPKYKELGEKLRKDPNIVIAKMDATANDVPSPYEVRGFPTIYFSPANKKLNPKKYEGGRELSDFISYLQREATNPPIIQEEKPKKKKKAQEDL comes from the exons ATGCACCTCCGCCGCCTAGCGCTGCTCCCGGGCGTGGCGCTGCTCCTCGCCGCCGCCCGCCTCGCCGCTGCCTCCGACGTGCTGGAACTCACGGACGACAACTTCGAGAGTCGCATCTCTGACACGGGCTCTGCGGGCCTCATGCTCGTCGAGTTCTTCGCCCCCTG GTGTGGACACTGCAAGAGGCTTGCCCCTGAGTATGAAGCTGCAGCTACCAGATTAAAAGGAATAGTCCCATTAGCAAAG GTTGATTGTACTGCCAACACAAACACCTGTAATAAGTATGGAGTTAGTGGATATCCAACCCTAAAGATATTTAGAGATGGTGAAGAAGCAGGTGCTTATGATGGGCCCAGGACTGCCG ATGGAATTGTCAGCCACCTGAAAAAGCAGGCAGGACCAGCTTCAGTTCCTCTCAAGACtgaggaagaatttgagaagttCATTAGTGATAAAGATGCTTCTGTAGTGG GTTTTTTCAAGGATTTATTCAGTGAAGCTCACTCTGAGTTTCTAAAAGCAGCCAGCAATTTGAGAGATAACTACCGATTTGCACACACCAATGTTGAGTCTCTGGTGAACAAGTATGATGATAACGGAGA gggtaTCACTTTGTTTCGTCCTTCACATCTGACGAACAAGTTTGAAGACAAGACTGTGGCATATACAGAACAGAAAATGACCAGTGGCaagattaaaaaatttatccAGGAAAACAT ttttggTATCTGCCCTCACATGACAGAAGACAATAAAGATTTGATACAGGGCAAGGATTTACTTATAGCTTACTATGATGTGGACTATGAAAAGAATGCTAAAGGTTCCAACTACTGGAGAAACAG AGTGATGATGGTGGCAAAGAAGTTCCTGGATGCTGGAAACAAactcaactttgctgtagctaGCCGCAAAACCTTTAGTCACGAACTTTCTGATTTTGGCTTGGAAAGCACCGCTGGAGAGATTCCTGTTGTTGCCATCAGAACTGCAAAAGGAGAGAAGTTTGTCATGCAGGAGGAGTTCTC GCGTGATGGTAAGGCTCTTGAGAGATTCCTGCAGGATTATTTTGATGGCAACCTGAAGAGATATCTGAAGTCTGAGCCCATCCCAGAGAGCAATGACGGGCCCGTAAAG GTAGTGGTGGCAGAGAATTTTGATGAAATAGtaaatgatgaaaagaaagatGTGCTGATTGAATTTTATGCTCCTTGGTGTGGTCACTGTAAGAATCTGGAGCCTAAGTATAAAGAACTGGGAGAGAAG CTTAGAAAAGACCCAAATATTGTCATAGCCAAGATGGATGCCACAGCCAATGATGTGCCTTCTCCATATGAAGTCAGAGG tTTTCCTACCATCTACTTCTCTCCAGCCAACAAGAAGCTAAATCCAAAGAAATATGAA GGTGGCCGTGAATTAAGTGATTTTATTAGCTACCTACAGCGAGAGGCTACAAATCCCCCcataattcaagaagaaaaacccaagaagaagaagaaggcacAGGAGGATCTCTAA